The Chloroflexota bacterium genome window below encodes:
- a CDS encoding radical SAM protein, whose product MNQPSTPRYANRTHGLPAPPIVLREIDINVTNLCNLTCIYCSYSSTPGKHEPTLPKELIHRVLDEAAALGNRVVHFSGGEPVIRPDMPELIGHASGLGFKMRMHSNGALLRREKLETLWQAGLRQVLVSLDGFEDNHGYHRSDRQLFPKTMAAIRNASELGFDVRVNSVATVRNVDELPKLLPVLADMGVATFSVFYMIPVGRGREVADLMVPPKRWRSFIEAMQATAALHRPGNMEVTVEKVFQWEDEQQARGLIQSGRGGSCLGFLQECNYVNILSDGRVYPCVCFLDEAPALGNVFDSSLEEILFSPDSWDFYWSMKGINQACAGCSKLDTCRGGSRALSRFALGDWFALDPRCSGDPQAQGFIPLCFMVRENVATRVHSGFAERVTPRQSPA is encoded by the coding sequence ATGAACCAACCCTCGACACCGCGTTATGCCAACCGGACACATGGGCTACCCGCACCGCCGATCGTGCTGCGGGAGATTGACATAAACGTGACAAACCTGTGCAACTTGACATGCATTTATTGCAGTTACAGCTCGACTCCCGGCAAGCATGAGCCAACTCTGCCAAAGGAACTGATCCATCGTGTTTTGGACGAGGCTGCTGCCCTGGGTAATCGTGTGGTTCACTTCAGTGGCGGTGAGCCTGTGATCCGGCCCGACATGCCCGAGCTGATTGGTCACGCCAGCGGCCTTGGCTTCAAAATGCGAATGCACTCCAATGGTGCGTTGTTGCGACGCGAGAAACTCGAGACACTCTGGCAGGCCGGTCTTCGCCAGGTTCTGGTTAGCCTTGACGGGTTTGAGGACAATCATGGCTATCATCGGAGCGACCGCCAACTATTCCCGAAAACCATGGCTGCCATCAGAAACGCTTCCGAGCTTGGCTTCGATGTGCGTGTCAACTCGGTGGCTACCGTGCGTAATGTTGACGAGCTGCCAAAACTCTTGCCGGTGCTTGCCGACATGGGGGTAGCGACCTTTTCGGTGTTTTACATGATCCCGGTGGGCCGCGGGCGCGAGGTGGCAGATCTGATGGTGCCGCCCAAACGCTGGCGAAGCTTTATCGAGGCGATGCAGGCCACTGCCGCTCTTCACCGGCCAGGGAATATGGAGGTAACCGTCGAGAAGGTTTTCCAATGGGAGGACGAGCAACAGGCCCGGGGCCTGATCCAATCCGGGCGTGGCGGCAGTTGTCTTGGCTTCCTGCAGGAGTGCAACTATGTCAACATACTTTCCGACGGACGGGTTTACCCATGCGTCTGTTTTCTTGATGAGGCGCCTGCTTTAGGAAACGTCTTTGATAGCAGTCTCGAAGAAATCTTGTTTAGCCCGGACAGTTGGGATTTCTACTGGTCCATGAAGGGCATTAATCAAGCCTGTGCGGGTTGCTCCAAACTGGATACTTGTCGAGGGGGTAGCCGCGCCTTGAGCCGCTTTGCACTTGGCGACTGGTTTGCTCTGGACCCGCGCTGCAGCGGAGACCCGCAGGCCCAGGGGTTTATTCCCTTGTGTTTCATGGTCCGCGAGAATGTCGCCACGCGCGTTCACAGTGGCTTTGCCGAGCGCGTCACTCCGCGGCAATCACCGGCATAG